One window of the Dendropsophus ebraccatus isolate aDenEbr1 chromosome 12, aDenEbr1.pat, whole genome shotgun sequence genome contains the following:
- the LOC138768605 gene encoding olfactory receptor 5V1-like: MAACNNNSLDDFILLGFSDGQIIFSLLILITYMMTVIGNSAVFTIIQVDSHLQTPMYFFLSCLSLLDICYSTVTLPAILICAITGNRRISFHRCFTQLYFFVSFGGSECLLLATMAYDRYVAICNPLRYPIIMNKKFCSGLVAGCLVCGLGNAVFHTLMTMKLTFCGDHHINHFFCDVLPMLEAACSDIQSSQVWLHVITVFLGMSPFLLVMNSYIRIISAILKIRSSEGRQKVFSTCSSHLIVVTIFYVTSMFNYNGPITGDSFIVVRVSSVLYSVVPPLLNPIIYSLRNKDVKTALKKVLEMPIL, from the coding sequence ATGGCCGCTTGTAATAATAATTCTTTGGATGATTTTATCCTGTTAGGATTTTCAGACGGACAGATCATATTCTCCCTTTTAATTTTAATAACTTACATGATGACCGTTATTGGGAATTCCGCTGTGTTTACCATCATCCAGGTGGACAGCCATCTCCAGACGCCCATGTATTTCTTTTTGAGTTGTCTCTCTCTCTTAGATATCTGTTACTCTACGGTCACCCTCCCGGCTATCCTCATTTGTGCCATCACTGGGAACAGGAGGATATCCTTCCATAGATGTTTCACACAGCTCTATTTCTTCGTCTCCTTTGGAGGGTCTGAATGTCTTCTCCTGGCCACCATGGCTTATGACCGATATGTAGCCATATGTAACCCCCTCCGATACCCCATTATTATGAATAAGAAGTTCTGCTCAGGTTTAGTTGCAGGATGCTTGGTCTGTGGGTTGGGGAATGCCGTGTTCCACACCTTGATGACCATGAAGTTGACCTTCTGTGGAGATCATCACATCAACCATTTCTTCTGTGATGTCCTACCCATGCTAGAAGCAGCTTGTAGCGACATCCAGAGCAGCCAAGTGTGGTTACACGTTATCACCGTATTTCTAGGGATGTCTCCTTTCCTACTTGTCATGAATTCTTACATACGCATCATCTCCGCTATCCTGAAAATCCGCTCCTCAGAAGGAAGACAGAAGGTCTTCTCCACATGTTCCTCACATCTCATAGTTGTCACTATTTTCTATGTTACGTCTATGTTTAACTACAATGGACCTATCACTGGAGATTCCTTCATTGTTGTCCGTGTGTCATCTGTCTTATATAGTGTAGTCCCTCCATTATTGAATCCGATCATATACAGCCTGAGAAATAAAGATGTGAAGACAGCGTTGAAGAAAGTACTTGAGATGCCAATACTGTAA